Proteins from a genomic interval of Roseinatronobacter monicus:
- the tnpC gene encoding IS66 family transposase — translation MSKLLDLSRFPDLPSEVIKALETQQAALEKAQFEVTVERAARLHHQAEAEEKGALVVTLTALVEKLESQVADYRRTKFGPKSEKLTPDQLELALEDQETAIAETQAEIEAVQAALEKKSQNKSKAPRKPRKPRALPEGLPRVERVIEPDSIACPCGCGDMVKIGEDRSERLDIIPAQYQVIVTVRPKYACPKGRTGVTQAKAPAHLLENSWPTEALLAHISVAKFCDFNPLNRQSVAMARNGAPIDRAVLSDWMGRTGALLAPVVDHMAMVLLKGSTRLYVDETTAPVLDPGRGQTKTGYFWAVLRDDRGWSGSSPPGVVFHYRPGRKGEYAAEILNGFNGTIQVDAYGGYSALATPKRVGGKPLKLAYCWSHGRRALIKAQPKAGSPIVDEALVRIAALYKIEAEIRGAPPEQRRAVRQDQSRPLVDKFFAWLNAQAGRVSRKSELGKALAYMLSRQDGFCLFLEDGHVDMDSNLVENAIRTPAMTRRNTLFAGHDDGARSWARFASLIGTCRMNGVEPYAYLHDLYTKLANGHLEKDIDALMPWAYAAASQRSSPGTP, via the coding sequence ATGTCAAAACTACTCGATCTCAGCCGATTTCCTGACTTGCCGTCCGAGGTCATCAAGGCCCTCGAGACGCAGCAAGCAGCGCTCGAAAAGGCCCAGTTCGAGGTCACTGTTGAGCGTGCAGCACGTCTGCATCATCAGGCGGAAGCCGAAGAAAAAGGTGCGCTGGTTGTCACGTTGACCGCGCTGGTCGAGAAGCTGGAAAGTCAGGTGGCCGACTACCGGCGCACAAAATTCGGACCCAAATCCGAAAAGCTGACCCCTGATCAGCTGGAGCTGGCACTCGAAGATCAAGAGACCGCCATCGCCGAGACGCAGGCGGAAATCGAGGCTGTTCAGGCCGCGCTCGAGAAAAAATCCCAAAACAAGAGCAAGGCTCCGCGCAAACCACGCAAGCCTCGCGCCCTTCCAGAGGGCTTGCCCCGGGTCGAGCGCGTGATTGAACCCGACAGCATCGCGTGTCCATGTGGTTGCGGCGATATGGTCAAGATCGGAGAGGATCGCTCGGAGCGGCTGGATATCATTCCCGCCCAGTACCAAGTCATCGTCACCGTGCGTCCAAAGTATGCCTGCCCGAAAGGCCGCACGGGCGTGACCCAAGCCAAAGCTCCTGCGCATCTATTGGAAAACAGCTGGCCGACCGAAGCCTTGCTGGCCCATATCAGTGTAGCCAAATTCTGTGACTTCAACCCTTTGAACCGGCAATCCGTAGCAATGGCCCGCAATGGCGCCCCAATTGATCGCGCCGTCCTGTCAGATTGGATGGGACGCACAGGGGCACTGCTTGCCCCTGTGGTCGATCACATGGCGATGGTTCTGCTTAAGGGCAGCACGCGGCTTTACGTCGATGAAACAACAGCGCCAGTACTTGATCCTGGTCGCGGCCAAACCAAGACGGGATATTTCTGGGCCGTGCTGCGAGATGATCGTGGTTGGAGCGGATCATCCCCACCTGGTGTCGTGTTCCACTATCGACCCGGGCGAAAGGGGGAATACGCGGCAGAAATCCTCAACGGCTTCAACGGCACAATCCAGGTTGATGCCTATGGCGGGTATAGCGCATTGGCGACGCCCAAGCGGGTGGGTGGCAAGCCCTTGAAACTGGCCTATTGCTGGTCGCATGGGCGAAGAGCCTTGATTAAAGCCCAGCCGAAAGCGGGATCGCCCATCGTTGATGAGGCTCTGGTGCGAATTGCAGCCCTATATAAGATTGAGGCCGAAATCCGAGGGGCGCCACCCGAGCAGCGTAGGGCCGTCCGGCAGGATCAATCCCGTCCACTGGTCGATAAATTCTTTGCCTGGCTCAATGCCCAAGCCGGCCGGGTGTCGCGCAAGTCCGAACTGGGCAAGGCTCTGGCCTATATGCTCAGCCGACAGGATGGCTTTTGCCTCTTTCTCGAGGACGGTCATGTGGACATGGATTCCAACCTGGTCGAAAACGCGATCAGAACCCCCGCAATGACAAGGCGCAACACACTTTTTGCAGGTCACGATGACGGTGCCCGTTCTTGGGCGCGCTTCGCGAGCCTGATCGGAACTTGTCGCATGAATGGCGTCGAGCCATACGCCTATCTACATGACCTATACACAAAGCTGGCCAATGGGCATCTCGAAAAAGATATCGATGCTTTGATGCCATGGGCCTATGCTGCCGCCTCACAAAGGAGCTCGCCCGGGACTCCCTGA
- the tnpB gene encoding IS66 family insertion sequence element accessory protein TnpB (TnpB, as the term is used for proteins encoded by IS66 family insertion elements, is considered an accessory protein, since TnpC, encoded by a neighboring gene, is a DDE family transposase.): MIVAGQRLPIVIATKPVDFRRGHDGLAATVQNELGLDPHSGLTVVFRSKRGDRLKILLWDGTGLVLIYKRLEISNFVWPKIQDGVMQLSRAQYEALFEGLDWRQMVPKRVAPPTAAG, from the coding sequence GTGATTGTTGCAGGGCAGCGACTGCCGATTGTGATTGCGACAAAACCAGTGGACTTCCGTCGGGGACATGACGGTCTGGCCGCTACAGTGCAAAACGAACTGGGGTTGGATCCGCATTCTGGCCTGACGGTGGTGTTCCGCTCCAAGCGTGGTGACAGGTTGAAAATCCTGCTCTGGGATGGCACCGGACTGGTGCTGATTTACAAGCGGTTGGAGATTTCCAACTTCGTCTGGCCCAAAATCCAGGACGGCGTCATGCAGCTGTCTCGGGCTCAGTACGAGGCTCTGTTCGAAGGTCTGGATTGGCGACAAATGGTGCCCAAACGGGTTGCTCCGCCGACTGCGGCAGGATAA
- a CDS encoding ABC transporter ATP-binding protein: MTKAVEARDLWKTYPGDIHAVKGINFRIEPGELMVLVGASGCGKTTTLRMVAGLERISDGEILVGDKRVNDLHPAKRGVALVFQNFALYPHKTTFQNIAFPLESSGVARDEIRRRVTEVAEMLELSAHLDKTPDGLSGGQQQRVSLGRAIVRNPDVLLLDEPLSNLDARLRVVMRSELKRIQRRVGSTALYVTHDQVEAMTMGDRIVVMSGGNIAQIGTPQDVYLLPADMAVARTIGSPAMNLMPGTATASGGNVSLQGDGWKLALSGDVAAALAARLSGPEQKITLGIRPEDVRLAPGTEAADGLASGVCLTAEPLGSETLYTVDLKPEGLRILHRETHVSLPEGTRTTVLSRQDARVHVFDSASGARLFSMIDREGVWQVTETSAA; this comes from the coding sequence ATGACGAAAGCTGTGGAAGCGCGCGATCTGTGGAAAACCTATCCGGGTGACATTCATGCTGTGAAGGGGATTAATTTCCGGATTGAACCGGGTGAATTGATGGTTCTGGTCGGTGCATCTGGTTGCGGCAAGACCACCACCCTGAGGATGGTGGCAGGGCTGGAGAGGATTTCAGATGGCGAAATTCTGGTGGGCGACAAGCGGGTCAACGACTTGCATCCGGCCAAGCGCGGCGTGGCGCTGGTGTTCCAGAATTTCGCGCTTTACCCACACAAGACCACGTTCCAGAACATTGCCTTTCCGCTGGAATCGTCTGGCGTTGCACGTGATGAAATCCGGCGCCGCGTGACCGAGGTAGCTGAGATGCTCGAGTTGTCTGCGCATCTGGACAAGACGCCCGACGGTCTGTCGGGCGGCCAGCAGCAGCGCGTCAGCCTAGGTCGCGCCATCGTGCGTAACCCCGATGTTCTGCTGCTGGACGAGCCATTGTCGAACCTTGATGCGCGCTTGCGTGTGGTCATGCGGTCCGAATTGAAGCGCATTCAGCGCCGTGTTGGTTCGACCGCGCTTTATGTCACCCATGATCAGGTCGAGGCGATGACCATGGGCGACCGGATTGTGGTCATGTCTGGTGGCAATATTGCACAGATTGGCACACCGCAGGATGTCTATCTGCTGCCAGCCGACATGGCTGTGGCGCGCACCATCGGCAGCCCTGCCATGAACCTGATGCCGGGAACCGCCACCGCGTCTGGGGGGAATGTCTCGCTTCAGGGCGATGGCTGGAAGCTGGCTTTGTCTGGAGACGTGGCAGCAGCGCTTGCTGCGCGCCTGTCCGGACCAGAGCAGAAAATCACGCTGGGCATCCGGCCCGAAGATGTCAGGCTCGCGCCTGGAACGGAAGCCGCTGATGGGCTGGCCTCAGGGGTGTGCCTTACGGCAGAGCCGCTCGGGTCGGAAACGCTGTATACGGTCGATCTCAAGCCTGAAGGGCTGCGGATTTTGCACCGCGAAACCCATGTTTCATTGCCTGAAGGCACAAGAACCACTGTCCTGTCGAGGCAGGACGCACGCGTGCATGTTTTTGACAGCGCAAGCGGAGCGCGGCTGTTCTCGATGATTGATCGGGAAGGGGTTTGGCAGGTCACGGAAACCTCTGCCGCCTGA